One stretch of Schlesneria sp. DSM 10557 DNA includes these proteins:
- a CDS encoding tetratricopeptide repeat protein, producing the protein MKLIATVSRLLCVFLLMTGQQVSAADSGAAERSFVRALELFDSAKSTEDYLKSASELESIVADGYRNGAVYYNLGNAYFRAGQFGRAILNYRKARSYLPTDPYLKANLEQALAMAPGRLTEVPQPWWTHVFFWTDWLSFPSKCLTFLIGMSISAVAAVVAFWFRRPRFCLPIAGLVVASLAMGLDAWLTDPELLDADRAVITRETIARKGTGEAYEAAFDHPLRDGAEFRVLGETPGWTFGHFEGIGDGWIRNDCVAR; encoded by the coding sequence ATGAAATTGATTGCGACTGTTTCTCGACTGCTCTGCGTATTTCTCCTGATGACGGGACAGCAAGTTTCTGCTGCGGATTCCGGGGCAGCAGAGCGTTCGTTCGTGCGGGCTCTGGAACTTTTCGATTCAGCAAAATCGACCGAAGACTACCTCAAATCCGCCAGCGAACTGGAGTCGATCGTCGCGGACGGCTACCGCAACGGTGCCGTCTATTACAACCTGGGGAATGCCTACTTCCGGGCTGGGCAATTCGGGCGGGCGATTTTGAATTACCGCAAGGCCAGGTCCTACCTTCCCACCGATCCTTACCTCAAAGCAAACTTGGAACAGGCACTGGCGATGGCTCCAGGACGACTGACCGAAGTTCCGCAGCCGTGGTGGACACACGTTTTCTTCTGGACGGACTGGCTTTCTTTTCCGTCGAAATGCCTCACATTTTTGATCGGAATGTCGATAAGTGCGGTTGCAGCGGTTGTGGCATTCTGGTTTCGTCGCCCCCGTTTTTGTTTGCCGATTGCAGGCCTCGTCGTGGCGAGCCTGGCGATGGGCCTGGACGCCTGGCTGACCGATCCCGAATTACTGGATGCTGACCGAGCTGTCATCACTCGAGAAACGATTGCCAGAAAAGGGACCGGAGAAGCTTACGAAGCGGCATTTGATCATCCACTGCGGGATGGAGCAGAATTTCGGGTGCTCGGTGAAACACCCGGCTGGACGTTCGGCCACTTTGAAGGCATCGGCGATGGATGGATCCGAAATGACTGTGTCGCAAGGTGA
- a CDS encoding BatD family protein, with protein MSSRVQFDFRNRRYFFSAGIWLLVCLIGTAELIAAAPEVRVVTSAEEIYVGDSIDYQVEVQNVESPPRPDLSGFEELFDVAAKGDSSRNQSSITIINGKVSQQNILSHVFLYRLTPRIAGELTIPPAKVSIEGKTYSSEEVPLKVIAAEEQDLVLMEMKVNPSQVYPTQPFTVTLRVLVQPVPNNPKLDPLTPLTQRPPHLQVNWVDPPSGLTASDKQMWLQPMLSDDGVGFTLNDLSTRTDSFFGGSRAAVFNLMKGRESRKNFEGKDVDYFVYELSRTLTAEKTGEYALGPAFVKGTFVAGVERREYRGRRLVASSPAIKLEVREVPSPRPPTYCGGIGEYRVTASASPMKLRVGDPLTLTLKFDRGNQAGSLDLISAPGLAEIPELAENFDLIDKSPTGRVEGTSKLFTYALRPKRLSSGVPPLSISTFNPQSEQFETIATQPIPLEITEADRLSVGDIKGSLTTSSPAAIKSRAEGIFQNITNLSAVRNQRVSLLSYVVASGAVWGGAGVAIGLTALLRRRNSDERFVRRQQARSNAQRRLSEARSLTGKGDAKVALRTLRAALIGLIADLKNRVADGLTSADVREILAGSSVTEEDRAAVIRLLESIESAEYGGAQSVQIEEAMGETSRLIGRLTSGLERA; from the coding sequence ATGTCATCGCGCGTACAATTTGATTTTCGGAATCGACGGTATTTCTTTTCAGCAGGGATCTGGTTGCTGGTCTGCCTGATCGGAACTGCCGAACTGATTGCCGCTGCGCCTGAGGTTCGCGTTGTGACCAGTGCCGAGGAAATTTACGTCGGCGACAGCATCGACTATCAGGTGGAAGTTCAAAATGTAGAAAGTCCACCTCGCCCCGATTTGTCAGGTTTCGAAGAGCTGTTTGACGTCGCTGCCAAGGGAGATTCTTCCCGAAATCAGTCGTCCATCACGATCATCAACGGGAAAGTGTCTCAGCAGAACATTCTGAGCCATGTCTTTCTCTACCGTCTTACACCTCGCATCGCAGGGGAACTGACGATTCCCCCTGCCAAGGTCAGCATTGAGGGGAAGACCTATTCGAGCGAGGAAGTGCCGCTCAAGGTGATTGCGGCTGAGGAGCAGGATCTTGTCCTGATGGAAATGAAGGTGAATCCCTCGCAAGTCTACCCGACCCAGCCATTCACGGTGACGCTGCGGGTTCTGGTGCAGCCTGTTCCGAATAACCCGAAATTGGATCCCCTGACACCGCTCACACAACGACCACCGCATTTGCAGGTTAACTGGGTCGATCCTCCTTCAGGGCTGACAGCCTCCGACAAGCAGATGTGGTTGCAGCCAATGCTCTCGGATGACGGAGTTGGCTTTACGTTGAATGATCTCAGTACACGGACAGACTCGTTTTTTGGCGGTTCCCGCGCCGCCGTTTTCAACCTGATGAAAGGACGTGAAAGCCGCAAAAATTTTGAGGGGAAGGACGTCGACTACTTTGTGTATGAACTTTCCAGGACCCTGACTGCCGAGAAGACGGGGGAATACGCACTTGGACCCGCATTCGTGAAAGGGACGTTCGTCGCCGGGGTCGAGCGGCGGGAGTATCGCGGGCGACGGCTGGTCGCCAGTTCTCCAGCAATCAAGCTTGAGGTGCGTGAGGTTCCCTCGCCCCGCCCCCCGACATACTGTGGAGGCATTGGTGAGTATCGTGTCACGGCGTCTGCCAGCCCGATGAAACTTCGAGTCGGGGATCCCCTGACTTTGACGCTCAAGTTCGATCGAGGGAACCAGGCAGGGTCGCTCGATCTCATTTCCGCTCCGGGTCTGGCCGAGATTCCCGAGCTCGCCGAAAATTTTGATTTGATCGACAAAAGTCCGACCGGGCGAGTTGAAGGGACTTCGAAGCTGTTTACCTACGCACTGCGTCCAAAACGCCTCTCGTCGGGTGTCCCGCCCCTTTCGATTTCCACCTTTAATCCTCAAAGCGAGCAGTTCGAGACGATTGCGACTCAACCAATCCCGCTGGAAATCACGGAGGCGGATCGATTGAGCGTGGGAGATATCAAAGGGAGCCTCACGACGTCCTCGCCCGCAGCGATCAAATCGCGTGCGGAGGGGATCTTTCAGAACATTACGAACCTTTCGGCCGTTCGAAATCAGCGAGTCAGCCTGCTCTCGTACGTGGTCGCGTCTGGCGCGGTCTGGGGTGGTGCGGGGGTTGCAATCGGACTGACTGCACTGCTCCGGCGTCGAAATTCAGACGAGCGATTCGTGCGACGCCAGCAGGCCCGCAGCAACGCACAGCGAAGATTAAGTGAAGCCCGGTCACTCACCGGCAAAGGTGACGCGAAAGTGGCTCTTCGTACGCTGCGTGCTGCGTTAATAGGACTGATTGCCGACCTGAAAAACCGGGTGGCGGACGGTCTGACGTCGGCGGACGTTCGTGAAATTCTTGCCGGTTCGTCCGTGACGGAAGAAGACCGAGCGGCGGTGATTCGACTGCTGGAGTCGATCGAGTCGGCAGAGTACGGGGGGGCTCAATCGGTTCAAATTGAAGAGGCGATGGGCGAGACGTCTCGTCTGATCGGCAGGTTGACAAGCGGTCTGGAACGAGCCTGA
- a CDS encoding VWA domain-containing protein, with translation MNWQHPEALYLILPLCVGWLVLALESQRRRRRAREAFAAQAMWERILPEELRLRFFTKLLLREGAMICGLVALAGPRFGTEVEQVVPRGSDIYVLIDISRSMLADDVVPSRLGRAKADVASLLNRLEGERVGLIAFAGQAVVKCPLTVDYDSFRRSLDELDPDSAPRGGTAIGDAIRKGLEVFSANAERDQTMILITDGDDQKSYPLEAAAAANERRVSIFTIGLGDAERGARVPLKGDAQGYLEYQGQQVWSKLDGDLLEQIALKTAGIYVPAGTRSYDLGELYEAHLRGRRGAEEASQKKIRYSEKFQTFLAMSLLLLLVDLGISVYRKPAGLPQKALSLPGNPSRERRRGATASSLIALFAVLPWAPGPSNVANAIEPAASLKEGLQLYSSEKYDEALTRFTEAKEELDQRKSADAAVAAFDEACAAHRKGDFEVAREAYLRAGLSLDRRIATSAHYNLGNLSAEKARTLAGEKPELVAPKDRQEILDQLSHAVAAYRHCLELQSDHPSARRNLELVRRWIKYYSDRWNEIDRQKRRDESNLLTFLNYIVEDQTTLKNSVQGLQEPVRSNTFAELKRAQELLKEEIPTLREKIDSELRSPPDPQSGNTSAPSKELEDGIKLLQSWADTAAEKMGSAARQLSGKDREKAVIDQQAALDELDRIWEGVIPFKPLLSEDIVQQKQITAALAADLPEETDSEEPPASAESDSLPLVNDTASTGEAQDQNPNPSNRLPQTLAGTETSAEELSRVVARQLKTLKRTQLLVPKAEAELDELEAPRDDSQQDDAAGAAMQKVDPEDAKKGLRVAIARTPDAVKQMEEAIQSLRQNDRRAAARQAEEALRILEEIEREQPKDDQQQDQDQKDQEQQNQQDDEKQDQQQDNNQKESSEEEQNKKDESQNKDQDESKERRPDPVQASNDRLEDALRKVRERQQEKRDRDRKLKGQFLGRVPVDKDW, from the coding sequence ATGAACTGGCAGCATCCTGAAGCTTTGTATTTGATCTTGCCGCTGTGCGTCGGATGGCTCGTGCTTGCACTGGAGTCTCAGCGGCGCCGCAGACGTGCGCGAGAAGCATTTGCAGCGCAGGCGATGTGGGAGCGGATCCTTCCCGAGGAATTGCGTCTCCGGTTCTTCACCAAACTGCTTCTTCGTGAAGGTGCGATGATCTGCGGTCTGGTGGCCCTGGCCGGACCACGATTCGGGACAGAAGTCGAACAAGTCGTGCCGCGCGGTTCTGACATCTATGTTCTGATCGATATCTCCCGGTCGATGCTGGCTGATGACGTCGTCCCCTCGCGACTCGGCCGCGCGAAAGCGGACGTTGCATCGCTGCTCAATCGTCTTGAGGGCGAACGGGTGGGACTGATCGCATTCGCGGGTCAGGCGGTGGTGAAGTGCCCACTGACAGTTGACTACGATTCGTTTCGTCGATCGCTGGATGAATTGGATCCCGACAGTGCACCGCGCGGAGGAACTGCGATTGGCGACGCGATCCGGAAGGGACTGGAGGTGTTCAGCGCGAACGCCGAACGAGATCAGACGATGATTCTGATCACCGACGGCGACGATCAGAAGTCCTATCCATTGGAGGCAGCGGCGGCGGCCAACGAGAGACGGGTATCGATCTTCACCATCGGTCTCGGAGACGCAGAACGGGGGGCACGGGTCCCGCTGAAGGGAGATGCACAGGGTTATCTCGAGTACCAGGGTCAACAAGTCTGGAGCAAACTGGATGGTGATCTGCTGGAACAGATTGCGCTGAAAACAGCCGGCATTTACGTTCCTGCCGGAACGCGTTCGTATGACCTCGGTGAACTGTACGAAGCCCACCTGCGGGGACGACGGGGAGCCGAAGAGGCCAGTCAGAAGAAAATCCGCTATTCCGAGAAGTTCCAAACGTTTCTGGCGATGAGCCTGCTGCTGCTCCTTGTGGACTTGGGAATCAGCGTTTATCGCAAGCCGGCTGGCTTGCCACAGAAGGCGCTTTCGCTGCCCGGAAATCCGTCCAGGGAACGTCGACGAGGGGCCACTGCTTCCAGTCTGATCGCCCTTTTCGCGGTCCTTCCGTGGGCCCCTGGTCCGAGTAACGTGGCCAATGCCATCGAACCGGCCGCCAGTTTGAAAGAAGGTTTACAGCTCTACTCGTCGGAGAAATATGACGAGGCCCTGACGCGATTCACAGAAGCGAAAGAAGAACTGGATCAGCGCAAGTCAGCGGATGCCGCGGTTGCCGCATTCGACGAAGCCTGTGCGGCTCATCGAAAAGGTGATTTCGAAGTGGCCAGGGAAGCCTACCTCCGCGCGGGTCTCAGTCTGGACCGGCGAATCGCGACATCCGCACACTACAACCTGGGAAATCTGTCAGCCGAAAAGGCGCGGACTCTGGCGGGTGAGAAGCCTGAACTGGTAGCGCCAAAGGACCGTCAGGAAATCCTGGATCAGTTGTCGCATGCCGTTGCCGCTTACCGGCATTGTCTGGAACTTCAGTCAGATCATCCTTCTGCGCGCCGTAATCTGGAACTGGTTCGACGATGGATCAAGTACTACTCAGACCGGTGGAACGAAATTGATCGACAGAAGCGGCGCGACGAATCAAACCTGCTGACATTCCTGAATTACATCGTCGAAGATCAGACGACACTCAAAAATTCTGTTCAGGGACTGCAGGAACCTGTCCGTTCAAATACCTTTGCCGAATTGAAGCGGGCCCAGGAACTGCTCAAGGAAGAGATCCCCACTTTGCGGGAAAAGATCGATTCAGAGCTCCGCTCGCCGCCTGATCCGCAGTCTGGCAACACATCGGCTCCATCGAAGGAGCTGGAGGACGGAATCAAGCTGCTACAGAGCTGGGCCGACACCGCAGCGGAAAAAATGGGATCCGCAGCGCGGCAGCTGTCTGGAAAAGATCGGGAAAAGGCGGTCATCGATCAGCAGGCGGCACTGGATGAGCTTGATCGTATCTGGGAAGGAGTCATCCCCTTCAAGCCCCTGCTCTCTGAAGACATTGTTCAGCAGAAGCAAATCACAGCCGCCCTCGCGGCAGATTTGCCGGAAGAGACCGACTCTGAAGAACCCCCTGCTTCGGCAGAGTCGGACTCGCTGCCTCTCGTCAATGACACAGCATCTACTGGAGAAGCGCAGGATCAAAACCCGAATCCATCGAATCGGCTGCCGCAGACGCTCGCCGGGACTGAGACGTCAGCAGAGGAACTCTCCAGAGTTGTCGCCAGGCAGTTGAAAACGCTCAAGCGGACTCAACTTCTTGTTCCCAAGGCAGAAGCAGAACTCGATGAGCTCGAGGCCCCCAGGGATGATTCTCAGCAGGACGATGCAGCGGGAGCGGCGATGCAAAAGGTGGATCCGGAAGACGCGAAGAAAGGACTGCGAGTCGCCATCGCTCGTACTCCGGATGCCGTGAAGCAGATGGAAGAGGCCATCCAATCCCTCAGGCAGAACGACAGGCGCGCCGCCGCGCGACAGGCAGAGGAAGCACTTCGGATTCTGGAGGAAATCGAGCGGGAACAACCCAAGGATGACCAGCAGCAGGATCAGGACCAGAAGGATCAGGAACAGCAGAACCAGCAGGACGACGAGAAACAGGATCAGCAGCAGGACAACAATCAGAAGGAATCGTCCGAAGAAGAACAGAACAAGAAAGATGAGAGTCAGAACAAGGACCAAGACGAATCGAAGGAGCGTCGGCCGGACCCCGTTCAGGCGTCCAATGATCGTCTTGAGGATGCACTCCGAAAGGTGCGTGAACGGCAGCAGGAAAAGCGAGATCGAGATCGTAAACTGAAGGGACAATTTCTCGGTCGCGTCCCAGTCGACAAGGATTGGTAA
- a CDS encoding VWA domain-containing protein → MDSFRFHSWGWFLAIVVVLLVGWFRLKLRSRPAAIFSSIEGLKGLPVTFAQRVRRMLPLLYGLALVLIIMGLARPQSGKSESRITGEGIAIELVLDISGSMEAIDFQLGEKEVSRLEAVKHVISEFILGSRTSGLSGRKDDLVGVVAFGGFADSKCPLTLDHGALVDIVHSLEVPKPIRDRRGRLINADILKEDLATAIGDGLALGVDRLRNVNAKSKVVILLTDGDNNAGVVDPREAAAIAKESGVKVYTVGIGRNGVVPLPQEDEFGKRVLVPAQFRIDEELLREMATTANGEYFHASDASGLTKVYSQIDRLEKSQFQETKYSEYTELFRWFAGPGLAIVLGIGILSETRFRSLP, encoded by the coding sequence ATGGACTCGTTTCGCTTTCATTCCTGGGGGTGGTTTCTCGCCATCGTCGTCGTTCTGTTGGTGGGTTGGTTTCGCTTGAAGCTGCGATCTCGACCGGCTGCGATTTTCTCAAGCATTGAGGGTCTGAAGGGACTGCCCGTCACGTTTGCGCAGCGGGTCCGCCGGATGCTGCCGCTGCTCTACGGACTGGCGCTGGTGCTGATCATCATGGGGTTGGCTCGCCCCCAATCGGGTAAGTCCGAGTCGAGAATCACGGGCGAAGGGATTGCGATTGAGCTGGTACTGGATATTTCGGGCTCGATGGAGGCGATCGATTTTCAGCTTGGTGAGAAAGAGGTGAGTCGGCTCGAAGCAGTGAAGCACGTGATCTCGGAATTTATCCTCGGTTCCCGAACAAGCGGGCTCAGTGGCCGAAAGGATGACCTGGTGGGGGTGGTGGCCTTCGGTGGGTTCGCCGACAGCAAATGTCCGCTCACGCTGGATCACGGTGCTCTGGTGGACATCGTGCACAGCCTCGAGGTTCCCAAGCCGATACGCGATCGACGGGGACGGTTGATTAACGCGGATATTCTGAAAGAAGACCTCGCGACGGCGATCGGGGATGGATTGGCACTGGGTGTCGACCGGTTGCGGAACGTCAATGCGAAAAGCAAAGTCGTGATCCTGCTGACCGACGGAGATAACAACGCCGGTGTCGTGGATCCCCGAGAGGCTGCAGCGATTGCCAAAGAATCGGGGGTGAAAGTTTACACGGTCGGTATTGGACGGAATGGCGTTGTTCCGCTTCCTCAGGAAGATGAGTTTGGTAAGCGAGTGCTGGTTCCCGCCCAGTTTCGCATCGACGAAGAACTGCTGCGCGAGATGGCGACGACCGCCAACGGGGAATATTTCCACGCGTCTGATGCGTCAGGCCTGACCAAGGTGTATTCACAAATTGACCGACTTGAAAAATCACAATTCCAGGAAACGAAGTACTCGGAATACACAGAGCTGTTTCGCTGGTTTGCAGGACCTGGCCTCGCCATCGTCCTGGGAATCGGGATACTGAGTGAAACCCGTTTTCGCTCGCTCCCGTAG
- a CDS encoding DUF58 domain-containing protein codes for MAVRNLEDILKDVRRLQIVAKRQVNDLLAGEYLSAFQGRGMEFNAVREYVPGDEIRSIDWNVTARAGSPFVKTFCEERELTVLLLIDVSASGAFGSQQRSKMETAVEVAAVLMFTALKNNDKVGVLFFADDVIKYIPPRKGRANVLRLIRELLACEPVKARTDVTKALEYLGRVQRRKCVVFLMSDFLGDDCSHALAIANRRHDCVAVTLTDPRESEIPDVGFLTLRDAETDEILELDTRHPRVRALFAKAAAEREATLTGWLRRANVDRLAIQTDQPYALSLQKFFRSRERQR; via the coding sequence ATGGCCGTTCGAAATCTGGAAGACATCCTCAAAGACGTTCGTCGACTGCAGATCGTTGCCAAACGCCAGGTGAATGATCTGCTGGCGGGTGAGTACCTGAGTGCGTTTCAGGGACGCGGGATGGAATTTAATGCCGTGCGGGAGTATGTCCCGGGCGACGAGATTCGATCTATCGACTGGAACGTCACCGCCAGAGCGGGATCTCCGTTCGTGAAGACATTCTGCGAAGAGCGGGAACTGACTGTTCTGCTGCTGATAGACGTGTCTGCTTCGGGGGCGTTTGGCTCGCAGCAGCGAAGCAAGATGGAGACCGCCGTCGAAGTTGCCGCCGTGCTGATGTTCACTGCACTGAAGAACAATGACAAAGTCGGCGTCCTGTTCTTTGCAGATGATGTCATTAAGTACATCCCACCACGAAAAGGTCGAGCCAACGTCCTGCGGCTGATCCGAGAACTTCTGGCGTGTGAACCGGTCAAAGCCCGGACCGACGTGACGAAGGCGCTGGAGTATCTGGGACGCGTTCAGCGGCGGAAATGTGTGGTTTTTCTGATGAGTGATTTTCTGGGAGACGATTGTTCGCACGCACTGGCCATCGCCAACCGCCGGCATGACTGCGTCGCCGTGACGTTAACGGATCCGCGCGAGTCCGAAATTCCCGATGTCGGCTTTTTGACTCTGCGGGATGCAGAAACGGATGAAATTCTGGAACTCGACACCCGGCATCCCCGCGTTCGTGCCCTGTTCGCCAAAGCGGCAGCAGAGCGAGAAGCGACGCTGACGGGCTGGCTGCGGCGAGCCAATGTGGACCGGCTTGCGATCCAGACAGATCAGCCCTATGCGCTCAGTCTGCAAAAGTTCTTTCGTAGTCGGGAGCGACAACGATGA
- a CDS encoding AAA family ATPase yields the protein MSVDIQRIKEQVLKHSDQLEQVRTEVRKVLVGQDTMLSRLLIAILTGGHVLLEGLPGLAKTTAIKGLANALHCKFNRIQFTPDLLPADLIGTMIYNPREGSFGTRKGPIFANLILADEINRAPSKVQSALLEAMQERQVTIGDETYPLEEPFLVLATQNPIEQEGTYPLPEAQVDRFMLKIMVGYPTKSDERKVVDTVLDDIRREVKPVLEPQHLIEMKQTVSTIYMDDKIKDYVLDLVIATRNPEEFKLKQLKPLIEYGASPRASINLCLAARANAFLAGRGYVTPQDVKDIALDVLRHRIVLTYEAEAEQMTSDDVVRKVLESVPVP from the coding sequence ATGAGTGTTGATATTCAGCGAATCAAGGAACAGGTTCTCAAGCATTCTGATCAACTCGAGCAGGTCAGGACTGAGGTGCGAAAAGTTCTGGTCGGCCAGGACACGATGTTGTCTCGCCTGCTGATCGCAATCCTGACGGGGGGGCATGTGCTGCTCGAGGGATTGCCGGGATTGGCGAAGACAACCGCAATCAAAGGATTGGCAAACGCCCTGCACTGCAAGTTCAACCGGATTCAGTTCACTCCGGATTTGCTTCCTGCCGACTTGATCGGAACGATGATCTACAACCCGCGGGAAGGTTCTTTCGGAACCCGTAAGGGTCCGATCTTCGCCAATCTGATTCTGGCGGACGAAATCAACCGGGCTCCGTCCAAGGTGCAATCCGCGCTTCTGGAAGCGATGCAGGAGCGGCAGGTCACGATCGGTGACGAAACCTACCCTCTGGAAGAACCGTTCCTGGTTCTGGCCACTCAAAACCCGATTGAACAGGAAGGGACGTATCCCCTGCCCGAGGCCCAGGTCGACCGCTTTATGCTGAAGATTATGGTGGGCTATCCCACGAAAAGTGATGAGCGGAAAGTTGTGGATACCGTACTGGATGACATTCGACGTGAAGTCAAGCCGGTCCTGGAACCGCAGCACCTGATCGAAATGAAACAGACCGTCTCGACGATCTATATGGATGACAAGATTAAGGACTATGTCCTTGATCTCGTGATCGCCACGCGGAATCCTGAAGAGTTCAAGCTGAAGCAATTGAAGCCGCTCATCGAATATGGTGCCTCTCCACGCGCGTCGATCAATCTTTGTCTGGCGGCCCGAGCCAACGCTTTCCTGGCGGGGCGTGGGTACGTGACTCCACAAGACGTCAAGGATATCGCACTTGATGTTCTGAGGCACAGGATTGTCTTGACGTATGAGGCAGAAGCAGAACAAATGACCTCGGATGATGTTGTCCGAAAGGTGCTGGAGTCCGTGCCGGTCCCCTGA
- a CDS encoding DUF1553 domain-containing protein has product MKCCTLAFGVVAVCLLLWDALASAAEVEEGSLVVLPGQIRLTGPEARHGLLAVRRDRGSSVIASLRSGLVWRSDNEAVARIDQGTVIPTGNGSTRIVVEVDGATAEATVTVDKFEDAHQWSFRNHVQSVLSKTGCNSGACHGAAAGKNGFKLSLRGYDPEHDFFSITHQARGRRVSPGDPGRSLILTKPTGAIPHKGGLRFTQDSYEYRVVSEWIAQGLAGPSEADSRITRLEVLPLASRLKAGTELSMIVVAHFQDGHSEDVTRWAKYTASDLTVCSVDDLGRVKVNGSGEGAIVAWYLAQNATATVTVPYVQSVSPDLFNTSERANFIDDDVIDKLHALNMPPSPRSDDSEFLRRAYLDTIGVLPTVDEVRAFLSDPEPGKRSRVIEELLSRPEYVDYWAYQWSDLLLLTGNRLRPEALKAYYKWIRERVEQNTPWDQFARGIILSQGSTFENGAANFYALHQDPQDMVETTSMAFLGMSIQCAHCHDHPNEKWTNDDYYGMVSLFARVRGKGWGGDFRSGDGNRTIFLADQGEVLQPRTARPQPPRPLDGSPISFDEPGDRREHLAEWLTAADNPYFAKAIVNRIWANFFGRGLVDAVDDLRLTNPASNARLLDHLANDLVRNHYDLKMIIRRILESEAYQRSHEVLQENAADVRFQAHSQPRRLKAEVLLDAISQVTGVPTAFKDLPKGTRAIQLPDASVASYFLDAFGRPERVLTCTCERSDEPSMTQVLHLLNGKTIQEKLESTEGRVAQILESSLSNDEIVETVYLAALSRYPTNLERQELVQAFADAGAQERRAVVEDLLWSVLTSKEFLFQH; this is encoded by the coding sequence ATGAAGTGCTGCACCTTGGCCTTTGGCGTTGTTGCTGTCTGCCTGCTTTTATGGGACGCCTTGGCTTCTGCCGCGGAGGTTGAAGAAGGATCATTGGTGGTGCTTCCCGGTCAGATCAGACTGACAGGGCCGGAAGCACGGCACGGCTTACTCGCCGTTCGACGCGACCGTGGATCAAGTGTGATCGCGTCCCTCCGCTCGGGTCTCGTCTGGCGAAGTGACAATGAAGCGGTCGCCCGAATCGACCAGGGAACCGTCATTCCCACTGGAAATGGATCGACCCGAATCGTCGTTGAGGTGGACGGGGCGACGGCGGAAGCGACCGTGACCGTAGACAAGTTCGAAGACGCTCATCAGTGGAGCTTTCGAAACCACGTCCAGTCCGTGCTTTCGAAAACCGGGTGCAACAGCGGAGCCTGCCACGGTGCTGCTGCCGGCAAGAACGGCTTCAAGTTGTCGCTGAGAGGATACGATCCCGAGCACGATTTTTTTTCGATCACTCATCAGGCCCGGGGACGGCGTGTCTCGCCCGGTGACCCCGGACGCAGCCTGATTCTGACCAAGCCGACAGGGGCGATTCCTCACAAAGGGGGGCTGCGATTCACGCAAGATTCCTACGAATACCGAGTCGTTTCGGAATGGATTGCTCAGGGACTTGCCGGCCCTTCGGAGGCCGATTCGCGGATCACCCGGCTTGAAGTTCTGCCGCTGGCTTCACGTCTGAAAGCCGGGACAGAACTGTCCATGATCGTCGTCGCTCATTTTCAGGACGGCCACTCGGAAGATGTCACGCGGTGGGCCAAATACACCGCTTCGGATCTGACGGTCTGTTCGGTCGATGATCTGGGACGCGTGAAGGTGAACGGCAGCGGCGAAGGAGCGATCGTTGCCTGGTATCTGGCACAGAATGCGACAGCGACCGTCACGGTTCCGTATGTTCAGTCCGTGTCGCCAGATCTCTTCAACACTTCAGAACGTGCGAACTTCATTGACGACGACGTCATCGACAAACTGCACGCTCTGAACATGCCCCCTTCCCCGCGGTCTGACGATTCCGAATTTCTCCGTCGTGCTTACCTCGATACGATTGGTGTTTTGCCGACCGTCGATGAAGTGAGGGCGTTTCTCTCGGATCCGGAACCCGGCAAGCGAAGTCGCGTGATCGAAGAATTGCTGTCACGCCCGGAGTACGTTGACTACTGGGCCTACCAGTGGTCTGACCTGTTGCTGCTCACGGGCAATCGTCTGCGGCCTGAGGCGCTGAAGGCGTACTACAAATGGATCCGCGAGCGTGTCGAGCAGAATACCCCTTGGGACCAGTTCGCACGCGGGATCATTCTTTCTCAGGGAAGCACCTTCGAGAACGGGGCGGCCAATTTCTATGCCCTGCACCAGGATCCGCAGGATATGGTCGAAACGACTTCGATGGCGTTTCTCGGGATGTCGATTCAATGTGCTCATTGCCACGATCACCCCAATGAGAAATGGACGAACGACGACTACTATGGAATGGTGAGTCTGTTCGCGCGGGTACGGGGGAAAGGGTGGGGAGGCGACTTCCGCAGTGGCGACGGAAACAGGACGATTTTTCTGGCTGACCAGGGGGAAGTGCTTCAACCCCGTACGGCCCGACCGCAACCCCCGAGACCGCTCGACGGGTCACCCATTTCTTTCGACGAACCGGGGGACAGGCGAGAGCACCTGGCTGAGTGGCTGACCGCAGCCGACAATCCCTATTTTGCGAAGGCCATCGTCAACCGGATCTGGGCCAACTTTTTCGGACGCGGACTGGTCGACGCGGTCGATGATCTGCGGCTGACAAATCCTGCCAGCAATGCCAGGTTACTTGACCATCTGGCGAATGACCTGGTCAGGAACCACTACGATTTGAAGATGATCATTCGCAGAATTCTGGAATCCGAGGCGTATCAGCGGTCGCACGAGGTCCTGCAGGAGAATGCTGCGGATGTCCGATTTCAGGCTCACAGTCAACCGCGGCGCCTGAAGGCAGAGGTGCTGCTCGACGCCATCTCACAGGTGACGGGAGTTCCGACTGCTTTCAAAGATCTGCCCAAAGGGACGCGGGCCATTCAGTTGCCGGATGCGAGCGTTGCGTCGTACTTCCTGGATGCCTTCGGACGGCCGGAACGTGTGCTGACGTGTACGTGTGAGAGATCCGACGAGCCGAGTATGACCCAGGTGCTGCATCTGCTGAATGGGAAAACGATCCAGGAGAAGCTCGAATCCACCGAAGGGCGTGTCGCTCAAATCCTTGAATCGAGTCTTTCCAACGACGAGATCGTCGAGACCGTATATCTGGCTGCCCTTTCGCGGTACCCCACCAACCTGGAACGACAGGAGTTGGTACAGGCGTTCGCGGATGCGGGGGCCCAGGAGAGGCGTGCGGTGGTGGAAGACCTGTTGTGGAGTGTGCTGACGTCAAAAGAATTTTTGTTTCAACACTGA